One window of the Arthrobacter sp. D5-1 genome contains the following:
- a CDS encoding extracellular solute-binding protein, which produces MPVHPKGEAVAPGAGATPSAPTAQAPTAQRRKRRVRASALVAATAAAVLALTACGGGGGSDAKSADGKVELRFAWWGGDKRAQVTQAAIAAFEAENPNIKIKPEYGDWSGYWDKLATQVAANDAPDIIQMDEKYITEYSTRGALLDLSKYQIDTSKLDEAALEAGKGEKGLTGIAAGINAATILANPAVFQAAGVAIPDDKTWTWEDFERVAAEVTAKSPKGTYGAAAYGTDEASLGVWLRQNGKSLYTEDGKLGFEPSDIAEWWGFLKELSEKKAVPSASEVVEAEAAPLDQSGLATGKNGLAFWWSNQLPALEKAAGGELQILRFPSKTGKAEDAKLWYKASQFWSASSRTKHPEETAKFIDFLTNNVKAGEALLADRGVYPNSEVREAIAPKLAKADVKVVSFIDGIKGELGDAPAAPPKGAGAIQEIIKRYTSEVLFNRLSTEEAGKKAVDEMKSAIS; this is translated from the coding sequence GTGCCGGTACATCCCAAAGGTGAGGCAGTCGCCCCCGGAGCAGGGGCAACACCTTCGGCTCCCACAGCCCAGGCCCCCACGGCCCAGCGCAGGAAGCGCAGAGTTCGCGCCTCAGCGCTGGTCGCAGCCACCGCAGCAGCCGTCCTCGCCCTCACCGCTTGCGGCGGCGGCGGAGGATCGGACGCCAAGAGCGCCGACGGCAAGGTGGAGCTGCGCTTCGCTTGGTGGGGCGGTGACAAGCGGGCCCAGGTAACCCAGGCGGCCATCGCAGCCTTCGAAGCGGAGAACCCCAACATCAAGATCAAGCCCGAGTACGGCGACTGGAGCGGCTACTGGGACAAGCTGGCCACCCAGGTGGCAGCCAACGATGCTCCCGACATCATCCAGATGGACGAGAAGTACATCACCGAGTACTCCACCCGCGGTGCCCTGTTGGACCTCTCCAAGTACCAGATCGATACCTCCAAGCTCGATGAAGCCGCGCTGGAAGCCGGCAAGGGCGAGAAGGGCCTGACCGGCATCGCTGCAGGCATCAACGCCGCGACTATCCTGGCCAACCCGGCAGTCTTCCAGGCAGCGGGCGTCGCCATTCCGGACGACAAGACCTGGACCTGGGAGGACTTCGAGCGCGTTGCCGCCGAGGTCACCGCAAAGTCGCCCAAGGGCACCTACGGCGCCGCCGCTTACGGCACGGACGAAGCTTCCCTCGGAGTATGGCTCCGCCAGAACGGCAAGTCCCTCTACACGGAGGACGGCAAGCTGGGCTTTGAGCCTTCGGACATCGCCGAATGGTGGGGCTTCCTGAAGGAACTCAGCGAGAAGAAGGCAGTTCCGTCGGCATCTGAGGTTGTTGAAGCCGAAGCCGCTCCGCTGGACCAGAGTGGCCTGGCTACCGGCAAAAACGGCCTGGCTTTCTGGTGGTCCAACCAGCTCCCGGCACTCGAGAAGGCTGCCGGCGGCGAACTCCAGATCCTGCGTTTCCCGTCCAAAACGGGCAAGGCGGAAGACGCCAAGCTCTGGTACAAGGCTTCCCAGTTCTGGTCCGCATCATCGCGCACCAAGCACCCGGAAGAGACTGCCAAGTTCATCGACTTCCTGACCAACAACGTCAAGGCCGGCGAGGCACTGCTGGCAGACCGCGGCGTGTACCCGAACTCCGAGGTCCGTGAGGCCATCGCCCCCAAGCTGGCCAAGGCCGACGTCAAGGTTGTCAGCTTCATCGACGGGATCAAGGGAGAACTTGGCGACGCCCCGGCAGCACCGCCGAAGGGTGCAGGCGCCATCCAGGAAATCATCAAACGCTACACCTCGGAGGTCCTGTTCAACAGGCTCTCCACTGAAGAGGCCGGCAAGAAGGCTGTGGATGAAATGAAGTCCGCCATCAGCTAG